A window of the Aspergillus flavus chromosome 6, complete sequence genome harbors these coding sequences:
- a CDS encoding mitogen-activated protein kinase (MAP kinase kinase Ste7) — translation MADQFKARTLKRKNVKGLALNAAPKPLSNPSDGDAQVPGAIGNTDSNRTDTLEIGLEFRLDLRSEDLITLKELGAGNGGTVSKVMHASTKVVMARKIIRVDAKENVRKQILRELQVGHDCNSPNIVTFYGAFQNEARDIVLCMEYMDCGSLDRISKDFGPVRVDVLGKITESVLAGLVYLYEAHRIMHRDIKPSNILVNSRGNIKLCDFGVATETVNSIADTFVGTSTYMAPERIQGGAYTVRSDVWSVGLTVMELAVGRFPFDASDSSAGDRASAGPMGILDLLQQIVHEPAPKLPKSDAFPPILHEFVAKCLLKKSEERPTPRELYDKDAFLQAAKRTPVDLQEWAISMMERHNRKSYLAPPPPKSLKDEKEESPRRSPAPKPALSKSSRTPHYTPTSGEIPVNMVNEMSSHSRHYHVPPNPSPRPSRSTRSPPTISLEHLSLETKDDDYRSGRRPSRAHLGDPVSALEPPSRQHIASRSASSHNMKSRMPLQTSAMPVRAAPPPSGPLPPASVPGTPWQR, via the exons ATGGCCGACCAATTCAAAGCTCGAACGCTAAAACGCAAAAATGTCAAAGGTCTCGCTCTGAACGCAGCACCCAAACCCCTCTCCAACCCGTCCGATGGCGACGCCCAAGTTCCCGGTGCGATTGGAAATACCGACAGCAACCGTACCGATACGCTGGAGATCGGACTGGAGTTCCGCCTTGATCTTCGCAGTGAGGATTTGATCACCCTGAAAGAACTAGGGGCGGGCAATGGCGGTACAGTCTCCAAGGTCATGCATGCTTCTACCAAAGTTGTCATGGCCCGAAAG ATTATCCGTGTCGATGCCAAGGAGAACGTTCGAAAACAGATACTGCGGGAGCTTCAAGTTGGCCACGACTGCAATTCTCCGAATATCGTGACCTTCTATGGAGCATTTCAAAATGAAGCCAGGGATATTGTTCTGTGTATGGAATACATGGACTGTGG CTCTCTTGATCGTATATCCAAAGACTTCGGTCCTGTCCGAGTGGATGTACTAGGCAAGATCACAGAGTCAGTACTGGCTGGTCTTGTGTACCTCTATGAAGCGCATCGCATCATGCATCGTGATATCAAACCATCCAACATCCTTGTCAATTCGCGGGGAAACATTAAACTTTGCGATTTCGGTGTCGCTACTGAGACAGTCAATTCGATCGCCGACACCTTTGTCGGCACTTCGACCTACATGGCACCCGAGCGCATTCAAGGCGGCGCGTATACTGTCCGTTCGGATGTTTGGAGCGTAGGCCTGACGGTCATGGAATTGGCTGTGGGTCGATTTCCCTTCGATGCCTCAGATTCTTCGGCAGGAGACCGAGCTAGTGCTGGCCCTATGGGTATCTTGGACCTTCTACAACAGATTGTCCATGAGCCCGCCCCGAAGCTTCCAAAAAGCGATGCTTTCCCCCCGATCCTACACGAGTTCGTCGCCAAATGCCTCCTTAAGAAATCCGAAGAGCGGCCAACGCCCCGAGAATTATAT GACAAGGACGCGTTCCTTCAGGCTGCTAAACGTACACCAGTTGATCTCCAAGAATGGGCGATTAGCATGATGGAGCGACATAACCGAAAGTCCTATCTAGCTCCCCCACCGCCTAAGTCTCTCAAggacgagaaagaagaatcaCCGCGTCGTAGCCCCGCTCCAAAGCCAGCACTTAGCAAATCGTCTCGCACACCACACTATACCCCAACATCTGGAGAGATCCCGGTGAATATGGTCAACGAAATGTCTTCCCATAGCCGGCATTATCACGTACCGCCGAACCCATCTCCTCGCCCAAGTCGGTCGACTAGATCTCCGCCCACGATTTCACTCGAACATCTTTCTCTGGAAaccaaggatgatgattatCGATCGGGACGCCGCCCCTCGCGTGCGCACTTAGGAGACCCGGTGTCGGCACTGGAGCCACCCTCGCGTCAGCACATCGCATCTCGCTCAGCGAGCTCACATAACATGAAATCGAGAATGCCACTTCAGACATCAGCTATGCCTGTTCGTgcagctcctcctcccagTGGGCCCTTACCACCGGCATCAGTGCCGGGAACACCATGGCAACGCTAA